A segment of the Vibrio aquimaris genome:
CGCGCGAACACCAGACTTAAGGAATAAGTCAGTGCCTTCACGACGGCTAAGCTTCAGCTTAGGACCCAAATATCTTGCCATGATCTTTCTCCAGTAATCTAAAAAACGTTATACACGACGTTTCTTAGGTGGACGACAACCGTTATGAGGGATTGGTGTAGCATCAACGATGTTTGTGATGCGGAAACCAGCAGCGTTCAGTGCGCGAACAGTAGATTCACGACCTGGACCTGGACCCTTAACCATAACTTCCAAGTTCTTTAGTCCGTATTCTTTCGCCATTTCAGCACAACGCTCAGCAGCTACCTGTGCCGCGAACGGAGTAGATTTACGAGAACCACGGAAACCTGAACCACCTGCAGTAGCCCATGCTAAAGCATTACCTTGACGGTCAGTAATAGTTACGATTGTGTTGTTGAAAGACGCATGGATGTGCGCAACGCCATCTGCAACTTGCTTGCGTACGCGCTTACGAGCGCGAGTTGGTTGTTTAGCCATTGTACTCTACCTTCCCGATTATTTCTTGATCGGCTTACGCGGACCCTTACGGGTGCGAGCGTTGGTTTTAGTACGCTGTCCACGTAGTGGTAGACTGCGACGATGACGAAGACCACGGTAACAGCC
Coding sequences within it:
- the rpsK gene encoding 30S ribosomal protein S11, with amino-acid sequence MAKQPTRARKRVRKQVADGVAHIHASFNNTIVTITDRQGNALAWATAGGSGFRGSRKSTPFAAQVAAERCAEMAKEYGLKNLEVMVKGPGPGRESTVRALNAAGFRITNIVDATPIPHNGCRPPKKRRV